The following are encoded in a window of Artemia franciscana chromosome 5, ASM3288406v1, whole genome shotgun sequence genomic DNA:
- the LOC136027193 gene encoding kelch-like protein 3, with translation MNLSSSGLLRALQEQRKNNQFCDVSIHIGNRIFYAHRCILAARSPVFAAMLQDHYRESKLGLIELKEIDAEVFSNILSFLYAQEIHLDSENVCTLLQFADMYQIQCLMDNCVTFMKQKLCVENCISMMIVAKQCNLQVLIFASLQVMRNLFTEEVTEEFLLLDIEHILLILQNLKESFTFLETEVFQAVMKWLSYKEKRNEYVAKVLDYFDLHKLRGDELVTQVIESKFIQGHHSKWLDIIVNLAKMYCSGMLPTNWPTFPHRTVFCTYGNIPEILKDGKQSMIDIAFADSTWFANIRLSDCRQFIVGAIYRHITNEELRLAPSQFNPVRLRFELELFHNENPSNNLKSECFTFTFCRNQIMRTIPLGVSYEHFMESFVEGGFCYFTLKLWLLS, from the coding sequence ATGAACTTATCAAGTTCCGGTCTGCTTCGAGCTTTGCAAGAACAAAGGAAGAATAATCAATTTTGTGATGTTAGCATTCATATTGgaaacagaatattttatgCACATCGTTGTATCCTTGCTGCAAGAAGTCCTGTATTTGCTGCAATGCTACAAGATCATTACAGAGAAAGCAAACTGGGTTTAATTGAGCTAAAGGAAATTGATgctgaagttttttcaaatatattgtcTTTCTTGTATGCTCAAGAAATTCATTTGGATTCTGAAAATGTGTGCACTCTCCTTCAATTTGCTGATATGTACCAGATTCAGTGTCTCATGGATAACTGTGTAACCTTCATGAAACAGAAGCTATGTGTGGAAAATTGTATATCAATGATGATTGTAGCTAAACAGTGTAACTTGCAAGTATTGATTTTTGCTTCATTACAAGTAATGAGAAATTTGTTTACAGAAGAAGTAACAGAAGAATTTTTGCTCTTGGACATTGAACACATTCTGCTTATTCTTCAGAACCTTAAAGAATCGTTCACTTTTCTTGAGACTGAAGTTTTTCAAGCTGTTATGAAATGGCTTTCTtacaaagaaaagagaaatgaaTACGTTGCCAAAGTCCTCGACTACTTTGACTTGCATAAATTACGCGGAGATGAACTAGTTACGCAAGTCATCGAATCCAAGTTCATTCAAGGCCACCATAGTAAATGGCTGGATATAATCGTCAATTTGGCAAAGATGTACTGCTCTGGAATGTTACCAACCAATTGGCCAACTTTTCCTCACCGAACTGTATTTTGCACTTACGGTAATATTCCAGAGATCTTAAAAGATGGTAAACAAAGTATGATTGACATTGCCTTTGCTGACTCGACGTGGTTTGCAAATATTCGTCTTTCTGATTGCCGACAATTCATTGTTGGAGCTATTTATCGGCATATTACAAATGAAGAACTAAGACTAGCCCCAAGTCAGTTTAATCCCGTTCGCCTTCGTTTCGAACTTGAACTATTTCATAATGAAAACCCATCAAATAATCTTAAATCGGAATGTTTTACTTTTACGTTTTGTAGAAATCAAATTATGAGAACAATTCCTTTAGGAGTAAGCTATGAACATTTTATGGAGTCATTTGTTGAAGGTGGATTTTGCTATTTTACCTTAAAACTCTGGCTATTGTCGTAA